The following DNA comes from Acidicapsa ligni.
TTGGTTCCGTGGCTCTGCTGCTGGCATTTCTCGCGGTATTTGTAGCTACAGGCAGTATGGATTTTGAAGTGCTGACACAGATGGCTTCGACAGGCGAACTGGTCGCTGCCATTCAAACGCATCTCGGGCCTATCGGGCTTTGGCTGGCGCTCGCTGTGTTGCTTGGCTTTGCTGTAAAAGTCCCATTGATGCCGTTTCATACATGGCTGCCCGCAACATATGCGGAGGCTCCGACGGCTGTCACCATGTTGTTGACCGGTGCTATGTCGAAGATGGGCGTATACGGATTGCTGCGACTGGCTCTCCCGATCTTCGGTCATGAATTAGCGCAGGTACGGACTCCGCTTCTTGTGCTTGCAGTGCTTACTGTCGTGGCTGGCGCATGGGCTGCAGTTGTTCAAAAGGATTTGAAGCGGGTCTTTGCATACTCCTCCATAAATCACCTTGGATATTGCCTGCTGGCGATCTTTGCCGTAGCGCTGCCTTCCGGTGTTGATTCCGCTGTTCGTTTGAGCCAGGTAGCTGCGCTCGATGGCGTGGTGCTGCAGATGTTCAATCATGGGCTGACCGCAGCCGCCATCTTCTGGTTCCTGTCGCTGCTTGAGGAGCGCTCAGGCGGCCAGTTAGGCATCGATAGTTTCGGCGGATTGCGCAAGCCCGCGCCTGTGCTCTGCGGGCTTATGGGCGTCGCGCTTTTCTCCTCACTGGGGTTGCCGGGCTTGAATGGTTTTGTAGGCGAGTTCCTCATCTTTCGTGGCGTGTTTCCGCTGAGCTGGTGGGCGGCTTCGATCTCCGTGCTGGGACTGTTGATTACGGTGGCGGTGATTTTGACAGTCATTCAACGAGTCTTTACCGGTCCTGTATCGGAGCGTTGGAAATCGTTCCAGGATATGACGGCGATTGAGCGGTTGGATTTTGCGCCGGTGCTACTGCTGATGTTGTTGCTGGGACTGGTGCCGCAGGTGGTGCTGGGCACAGTGAATGCGACGGTGATGCATCTCGTGGCGGGGTGGAGATTCTGATGCTGGCGTATACGATCTATCTCTCATTTGCAGGTGCGCTGATATTGGCTTTGCTGCCGCGTGTTCCAGCATCGTTCGCGCGCGTGCTGGCTTTATTCTTCGCTCTCGGTGGACTGGCTGTTGCGGTTGCAGGATTTATCGCTGGCGGAACGCAGGGCAATGTGGCTGTTGCGGACGTGGCATGGGTTCCCGCTATGGGGATTCATTACACGCTTGCGGCAGACGGCATCAGTCGCGTGCTGGTTCTGCTGACTGGCCTGGCTTCTGTCGCGGGTGTATTGTTTTCCTGGAATATAGATGAGCGCACGAATGAGTTCTTTGCCTTCTATCTGGTGCTGATCGGTGGCGTTTACGGGGTCTTTCTGTCGGTCGATCTCTTCCTGCTGTTTGTCTTTTACGAGATTGCGATTGTGCCCAAGTATTTCCTGATCGCTATATGGGGCTCGACGCGGCGCGAATATGGAGCGATGAAGCTGGCGCTCTACTCCTTTGCCGGCTCGGCGATGGTGCTTATTGGGCTGCTGGCGGCATACGCCACGGCTGGCGCGCACACCATGGACCTGCATGCTCTCGCGCGATATCCGTTTCCGGTGAGCTTCCAGATGTGGGCGTTTCCGCTGGTGTTTACAGGGTTTGCAATACTCGCGGGCATGTGGCCGTTTCATACATGGGCGCCGACCGGCCATGTTGCTGCGCCGACGGCCGCATCCATGCTGCTTGCAGGCGTGGTCATGAAACTTGGCGCCTATGGCTGCCTGCGTGTGGCGATGACGCTGTTTCCGCATGGCCTCGATCCGTGGGGATTCTCGTTCTTCGGGCTCGATTCGTGGCGCACTGTATTCGGCCTGCTGGCAGTGATTGGAATTGTCTACGGCGCTGCTGTGGCCCTGGTGCAGGATGACTTCAAGTTTGTCATTGGCTACTCCAGTGTGAGCCACATGGGGCTTGTTCTACTGGGCCTGTTGACGCTGAGCCAGATCGGAATAGACGGCGCGGTCCTGCAGATGTTTTCGCACGGAGTGCTGGCCGGGTTGCTGTTTGCGATTGTCGGGCGCGTCGTTTATGGACGCACGCATACACGCGATCTCAATAAGTTAAGCAAGCTGCAGTTGGGCAAAGCGATGCCCTTTGCCGCATGGCTATTTGTCATTGCCGGCATGGCCTCAATGGGGCTGCCCGGGTTTAGCGGGTTCATCGCGGAGCTGCAGGTGCTGATCGGCGCATGGCAAGTGTATCCGTGGTTTGCGGCTGTGGCTGGGGTGGGTATCGTAGTGGGCGTTGCATATACATGGCGAGCGATGCAGAAAGCATTTTTCAGCGACACTCCCGCAGTAACCGCCGATGGAGCAGCCGTGCCGATTCCCAGGTATGAGCCGATTACCTGGCCAGAAGCGGCTGGCGTGATCCTGCTGGCTGGGACAAGCCTGGTGGTCGGTTTGTACCCACGGCTGCTGCTGGATGTGATTACTCCTGCAACGCATGCATTGCTCATGGGAGGCCGCCCATGAACGGCGTGAACTACTGGAATCTGTTTGCAATTACACTGCCTGAGAGCCTGCTCGAAGTCATCTCGCTGGTGGTGCTGATTGTCGATCTGGGCCTGCTGCGCAAGAGCTCTCATGCAACGCGTATGGCCGTGGCAGCGGTGCTTGGAGTTGTAGGTTGCGCTGCTTCAATCTGGTGGCTGTCAGGACATGCAGGGTCCGAGGCGGCTGTTGGAGATTTTCTTGTTGCGACGCCTTTGGTGGCCGCAGCACAGATCGGAATATTGATCCTGACCGGGCTGGTGTTGCTGCTGAGCATCAAGGCAGAGTTCTCGCGTAATCCAGGCGAGTTCGTTGCTATCGTGTTGCTGGGCACAACCGGCATGATGCTGGTAGCAGCGGCGCGCGATCTGCTGATGATCTTTGTCGCGCTTGAACTACTGAGCCTGTCGCTCTACGTGTTGACCGCCTTTGCAAAAAACTCGGCGCAATCGGCTGAGGCTGCGCTGAAATATTATCTCTTCGGTGGAATGTCCGCCGCGCTGATGCTCTTCGGATTCAGCTATCTTTACGGCCTTACAGGAACGACTAGCCTGCCGGGTATAGCGCAAATGCTTGCGACAGGAGCTACGAGTCCATTGCTCATCGTAGCCCTGGTGCTGGTGGCGGCGGGGTTAGGCTTCAAAGTGGCAGCGGTGCCGTTTCATTTATGGGCTCCGGACACGTACCAGGGAGCGCCTGCTCCGGTCACGGCGCTCATTGCTTCAGGGTCAAAGGTGGCCAGTTTTGCCGTGTTGGTCGCTTTGACAACAGCTCTCGCAGGTGCTTCCAGCAGCGCATCAGGTACATCCGCATCCAGCATGTCCGCATCCAGCATGTCATGGATCGTTCTGCTGCTGTGGATGGCTGCCGGATCAATCGTACTCGGCAATCTGGCTGCCCTGGTGCAGACCAGCGTAAGGCGATTGCTGGCATATTCCGCCATCGCACATGCTGGATACATGCTGCTGGGCATTGCCGCGCATACGCCGCAGAGTGGTGCTGCGGTGCTTTACTATGCGCTGACTTACGCCCTTACGACCGTTGGAGCCTTTGGCGTAATTGCCGTTGTGGAGCGCGCGACGGGAAGCGATCGGCTTGATGCCTTTGCTGGTCTCAGCAGACGCAGCCCATTGCTGGCCGGGACGATGCTGATCTTCCTGCTATCCCTGGCGGGCATTCCGCCGTTGGTCGGCTTCTGGGCCAAGTTCAATCTCTTTGCCTCAGTCTTGCGTGCTGGAACAATCGGCGTATGGGGCTTGGGACTTGTAGCAGTCGCGTTGGCGGCAAGCGCTGTTTCGCTCTATTACTATCTGCAGGTGTTAAAACGCATCTATGTGATCAAGCCGGTTCAGGCTGAACCGCTCGCCATCTCGTTCGTCGAGTTGACTACGCTGATTTTGATTGCGCTGGCTGTCATTGCGCTGGGGGTTCTGCCTGGCGCTCTCAGCGGCTGGATACAGCTCGGATAAAACCAAAATAAAATTGTATAGAGGATCGATGCGGCCATAGTGGAGAGTGCCTGGTCAACGGCCGTCCTCGTCTATGTAGTTCCATTCGTTGTAAAGCAACTCATACTTTTACGATGCCTTTAGCGACGGCTTTTCATGGCTGCATAACGGGATCGTAATGTCTTCTTACTGTTTTGCTTATGTAAAACTTATGGCTTCGCCTCTAAGAATAGAACAGCCCCGAATGGAATTTACGCGGCTAATGTGTTGCGTATCAGATGCTTTCGGGCTTCGCTACTGCTAAAAAAACTGCGGTAATAGAAGGCTTACAATCGCTGACTTCATTGCGACTGAAGGGCTTGGTATAGAGGAAAGAATGAAATCGAGCTTGAGCCGTCTGTTGTATGTAAACGTCATAACTCTGGTATACGTACTATTTTTTTCGCTGCCATCCGCATCTGCTCTCCAAAGTGAAACTGCGGGGAAAGATTCCGTTACGCCCATTGAGGCTTCTGGAACTCCGCAGCCGAAAGCGATTGCGCAGGGTACATTGAACATGCAGGGAGCGATGGCGTCACTGCCGTCTCAACCTGCAACTGCGGAAGGCGCAGATGCCCAGGCATCGGCTTCATCCCCAACTCCCGCGCCTTATTTCAAAGCCTCCGATGGCCTCTTCAAGCGATGGGGCAAGGCATATTTAGCGGACTGGACGGGAACCGCGCCGAGCGATCCTAACGCGCCGAAACGTCGTGGAACGGATGCGCCACTCTCATCCCCGCCATTTCCCTCCGCAGATTGGCCGATCGGTGGAACGCAGGTGATTGGTGCTCCTGACTATCAGACATACATGTTGCAGCAGGCCATCAGTAAGGACCAACTGAAGTTGAGCCGCGTGAAATGGTATGGCTACATTTCCATCGGCGCGAATGGCTCGACCAGCAATCGCAGCAATGCGAGTAAAGGCATTCCTGCTAATTTTCCATCGGCCTACGATGAGTTCTCAAACACGATTGTTCTTGATCAACTCGCACTCTACACAGAGCGCCTTGCGGACACAACTCAGACCGATCATTTCGACTGGGGATTTCGTCTGACGAATCTATATGGGCAGGACTATCGATTTACAACGAGTCACGGAATGTTCAGCCAGCAGTTATTGGTAAAGAATGCGCAGTATGGATACGACCCGGTGATGTTTTATGTT
Coding sequences within:
- a CDS encoding NADH-quinone oxidoreductase subunit N — protein: MNGVNYWNLFAITLPESLLEVISLVVLIVDLGLLRKSSHATRMAVAAVLGVVGCAASIWWLSGHAGSEAAVGDFLVATPLVAAAQIGILILTGLVLLLSIKAEFSRNPGEFVAIVLLGTTGMMLVAAARDLLMIFVALELLSLSLYVLTAFAKNSAQSAEAALKYYLFGGMSAALMLFGFSYLYGLTGTTSLPGIAQMLATGATSPLLIVALVLVAAGLGFKVAAVPFHLWAPDTYQGAPAPVTALIASGSKVASFAVLVALTTALAGASSSASGTSASSMSASSMSWIVLLLWMAAGSIVLGNLAALVQTSVRRLLAYSAIAHAGYMLLGIAAHTPQSGAAVLYYALTYALTTVGAFGVIAVVERATGSDRLDAFAGLSRRSPLLAGTMLIFLLSLAGIPPLVGFWAKFNLFASVLRAGTIGVWGLGLVAVALAASAVSLYYYLQVLKRIYVIKPVQAEPLAISFVELTTLILIALAVIALGVLPGALSGWIQLG
- a CDS encoding complex I subunit 4 family protein, whose translation is MLAYTIYLSFAGALILALLPRVPASFARVLALFFALGGLAVAVAGFIAGGTQGNVAVADVAWVPAMGIHYTLAADGISRVLVLLTGLASVAGVLFSWNIDERTNEFFAFYLVLIGGVYGVFLSVDLFLLFVFYEIAIVPKYFLIAIWGSTRREYGAMKLALYSFAGSAMVLIGLLAAYATAGAHTMDLHALARYPFPVSFQMWAFPLVFTGFAILAGMWPFHTWAPTGHVAAPTAASMLLAGVVMKLGAYGCLRVAMTLFPHGLDPWGFSFFGLDSWRTVFGLLAVIGIVYGAAVALVQDDFKFVIGYSSVSHMGLVLLGLLTLSQIGIDGAVLQMFSHGVLAGLLFAIVGRVVYGRTHTRDLNKLSKLQLGKAMPFAAWLFVIAGMASMGLPGFSGFIAELQVLIGAWQVYPWFAAVAGVGIVVGVAYTWRAMQKAFFSDTPAVTADGAAVPIPRYEPITWPEAAGVILLAGTSLVVGLYPRLLLDVITPATHALLMGGRP
- a CDS encoding complex I subunit 4 family protein, which codes for MTSVLTILTAIPAVAAVVALLAGNRLHLARGIAFVAALASLALSIWIWLGLSGNGAMSFIERSAWVPKLGIEYHLGVDGLGGLMLLLAAIVSLMSVAASRTVKTQPGLYFALILLLESGLFGTFTALNFFHWFLYWELSLIPAFFLIKLWGGSKRGSAATQFFVYTMVGSVALLLAFLAVFVATGSMDFEVLTQMASTGELVAAIQTHLGPIGLWLALAVLLGFAVKVPLMPFHTWLPATYAEAPTAVTMLLTGAMSKMGVYGLLRLALPIFGHELAQVRTPLLVLAVLTVVAGAWAAVVQKDLKRVFAYSSINHLGYCLLAIFAVALPSGVDSAVRLSQVAALDGVVLQMFNHGLTAAAIFWFLSLLEERSGGQLGIDSFGGLRKPAPVLCGLMGVALFSSLGLPGLNGFVGEFLIFRGVFPLSWWAASISVLGLLITVAVILTVIQRVFTGPVSERWKSFQDMTAIERLDFAPVLLLMLLLGLVPQVVLGTVNATVMHLVAGWRF